The following coding sequences lie in one Haematobia irritans isolate KBUSLIRL chromosome 3, ASM5000362v1, whole genome shotgun sequence genomic window:
- the LOC142230888 gene encoding uncharacterized protein LOC142230888: protein MTLGIRWNVAADNFTFKAPNVEETELCTKREVLSTIAKFFDPCGWLAPIIVVAKLIMQQVWLDRIGWDDTLKPVTNMNWKNFAKNNSVIDTISVPRWIHYSPSSTIEVHGFCDASESAYAATLYVRVEDGDRVETFLLAAKTRVAPIKKISLPRLELCGAVMLSKLANTIIQNLQISGSISGLTL, encoded by the coding sequence ATGACCCTAGGCATTCGGTGGAATGTAGCAGCAGATAATTTCACTTTTAAAGCGCCTAATGTTGAAGAAACAGAACTTTGTACGAAGCGTGAAGTTTTGTCGACAATCGCAAAATTCTTTGACCCTTGCGGATGGTTAGCCCCAATTATTGTCGTTGCAAAACTAATAATGCAACAAGTCTGGTTAGATAGAATTGGGTGGGACGACACTTTGAAACCTGTTACCAATATGAATTGGAAAAACTTTGCGAAAAATAATTCGGTGATTGACACAATATCCGTACCAAGATGGATTCATTATTCACCATCAAGTACCATAGAAGTTCATGGGTTTTGTGATGCTTCAGAAAGCGCTTACGCTGCGACACTTTACGTTCGAGTCGAAGATGGAGACCGTGTAGAAACTTTTCTGTTAGCAGCCAAGACCCGCGTGGCCCCAATCAAGAAAATTTCTCTACCTAGATTAGAGTTATGTGGGGcagtaatgttgtcaaaattagctAACACTATAATTCAAAATCTGCAAATTTCTGGATCCATTTCTGGACTGACTCTATGA
- the LOC142230889 gene encoding uncharacterized protein LOC142230889: MEKKLSKSPDVKAQYDATIREYHELGQMRKIDPQNIHKTPHYYLPHHAVIKPDRVTTKLRVVFNASSPTSNKKSLNDILHTGPILQQDLVLQILKWRFFKYVFNADVTKMYRQILVDPKQTSFQRILFRLSENDPVEDFELLSVTFGINCAPFLAIRTLLQLAEDVQDSHPLGSKIIRENLYVDDVLAGGHTVEDAIAARKQLTSALDSAGFELMKWTSNYPRLLNGLHPDFLLPVNWLDLQR, from the coding sequence ATGGAGAAAAAACTTTCCAAGTCCCCTGATGTAAAGGCTCAATACGACGCTACCATTAGGGAATATCACGAGTTAGGACAAATgagaaaaattgatccacaaaaCATACATAAGACCCCTCATTACTATTTACCACACCACGCAGTCATTAAACCAGATAGAGTAACCACCAAACTTAGGGTGGTATTTAATGCTTCGAGTCCCACTTCaaataagaaaagtctaaacgaTATTTTACATACCGGTCCTATTTTACAACAGGACttagttttacaaattttaaaatggcgttttttcaaatatgttttcAACGCCGATGTAACGAAAATGTATCGTCAAATACTGGTAGACCCAAAGCAAACTTCATTTCAAAGAATACTTTTTCGATTATCTGAAAACGACCCAGTTGAGGATTTTGAATTGTTAAGCGTAACCTTTGGCATAAATTGCGCCCCATTTTTAGCGATTAGAACGCTGCTTCAATTAGCGGAAGACGTTCAAGATTCACACCCTTtgggttcaaaaataattagagaaaatttatatGTCGACGATGTTTTAGCGGGTGGGCATACTGTTGAAGATGCTATCGCCGCTAGAAAACAATTAACATCCGCTTTAGATTCTGCTGGTTTCGAGTTGATGAAATGGACCTCTAATTACCCTCGTCTTTTAAATGGCCTACATCCCGATTTTTTGTTGCCTGTCAATTGGTTGGATCTTCAACGATGA
- the LOC142230890 gene encoding uncharacterized protein LOC142230890, with protein MHAGYLTARDEIHVPVCYLWACLCLRFAMGIVVFVVVHTHCLMYWSMHALSSSKTKPPVFDGSTSFAVFKFQFEIVACRNLWNDDDDDKVIELIWVERLVLLTYPGESHPLEDRIKIETFVNGIRDPDIKCATYASQKATFVETVTFAIAQ; from the exons ATGCATGCTGGTTACTTGACTGCACGCGATGAAATTCATGTGCCCGTATGTTATCTATGGGCTTGTCTATGCTTACGCTTTGCAATGGGCATCGTAGTGTTTGTTGTTGTGCATACTCACTGCCTAATGTATTGGTCAATGCA CGCGCTATcgagctccaaaaccaaacctcctgttttcgatggttcAACTTCATTTGCtgtattcaaattccaattcgaaattgttgcttgtagaaatttgtggaatgatgatgatgatgacaaagTAATTGAACTCATTTGG gttgagcggttggtgttattgacatacccaggagagagtcatCCACTTGaggaccgcatcaagattgagACTTTTGTAAATGGCATTagagacccagacataaaatgtgctacatatgcgtcacaaaaagctacatttgtTGAAACTGTAACATTTGCCATTGCACAATAG